One Tubulanus polymorphus chromosome 5, tnTubPoly1.2, whole genome shotgun sequence DNA segment encodes these proteins:
- the LOC141905724 gene encoding TBC domain-containing protein kinase-like protein isoform X1: MPKFGNSLFGVSTFYAASLPNDKCGANGLPLTPNSIKILGRFQYLKTFEHPNCCVYLDLIRSKHERISIVSEYYDNNLAIEMKSGLYSNESMLTGLAFNVLQALSYIHQKGLTHCNLSPENILLDPTGRVKLSNYGLYHMTGHGTDVAFPIGECEYMSPETIAMGRPTAHDTEEPIPRIGPKSDVWSLGMVLLETYLGIKLYSSLTVKQKLRKVLSFLTSNSEPLEQVLHDNGLTLKLKDMPKNLREFFTLCLTTSTSTRPTVQTLICSKIFNENRKTYVPHKNGYLPLSAQARSLDLEMPVLDEESLGKETDVDHLAERSMSEVYYLWTLSGGYINSVLKKAGLTKTNPPVTMMPQFVVEQGEMFGQVKDQSSLYNKTVVVLSFEQLRQRLENLDETAYYPLLEGEDSFLPHNNGNHSAGGLPTSPSIASLNETASLPTNIKEKDIEYQFHRIILYDRLLIGYPHKRPQIWKEARVDVPPLVRNLVWAALLEVEGDYQEKYDAIDKETPTATDRQIEVDIPRCHQYDEMLSSPVAHAKFKRILKAWVVSHPQYVYWQGLDSLCAPFLYLNFNNEALAYTSLTKFIPKYLNKFFLKDNSLVIKEYLTVFSHLIAFHDPELSTHLDGIGFIPDLYAIPWFLTMYAHVFPLHKIFHLWDTLLLGNSSFPLCIGVAILEQLKLQHNLLSHGFNECILLFSDMPQIVIERCVQDSIKIFCNTPKSSTYRQYARPAKRSPGGATDRHSYYSQDYHDLPVNELSMEPVPLEELREEKCPRISAEDLVELGELIGPVASKSPTKKSKSSRPKILMIDVRSHDDYQRGCIPNSINLPYSTAFNSDKDLNPCAAVHLLNSMKAQVKVIIGNRGKNAVFFANELVRLGYSKVCILHKGIDVFTYTNVLIVPSHDL; encoded by the exons ATGCCTAAGTTTGGTAATTCGCTATTCGGGGTGTCTACGTTCTACGCGGCTAGTTTACCTAATGATAAATGTGGAGCAAATGGTTTACCTCTGACTCCTAATTCCATCAAAATACTCGGTAGATTTCAATACTTAAAAACATTCGAACATCCGAACTGCTGCGTTTATCTGGATCTGATTCGCTCTAAACACG AGAGAATCAGTATCGTCTCCgaatattatgataataatctggcaattgaaatgaaatctggtTTATACAGCAA TGAATCAATGTTGACTGGTCTTGCGTTTAATGTTCTACAAGCTCTAAGTTATATTCATCAAAAAGGACTGACACATTGTAATCTATCACCTGAAAATATTCTATTAGATCCAACGGGTCGTGTGAAATTATCGAATTATGGATTATATCATATGACAGGACATGGGACTGATGTAGCGTTTCCTATCGG TGAATGTGAATATATGTCGCCTGAAACAATAGCTATGGGTCGACCTACGGCTCACGATACAGAGGAACCAATACCTCGTATCGGTCCTAAATCAGATGTCTGGTCTCTCGGTATGGTGCTTTTGGAGACATATTTG GGAATAAAACTTTATTCAAGTTTAACGGTCAAACAGAAATTAAGAAAGGTGCTTTCATTCCTTACATCGA ATTCAGAGCCATTGGAACAAGTGCTTCATGACAATGGTTTAACATTGAAATTGAAG gatatgcCAAAGAATCTCAGAGAATTTTTCACACTTTGTCTGACAACATCAACTTCTACGAG acCTACAGTTCAGACTTTGAtttgttcaaaaatattcaatgaaaatcgcAAAACATAT GTTCCACATAAGAATGGTTATTTACCGTTAAGCGCACAAGCTCGCAGTTTGGACCTAGAAATGCCTGTATTGGATGAGGAAAGCCTTGGGAAAG AAACAGATGTGGATCATTTAGCTGAGAGAAGTATGAGCGAGGTTTATTACCTATGGACGTTATCCGGTGGATACATAAACTCAGTGTTGAAGAAAGCCGGTTTAACTAAAACGAATCCGCCGGTTACGATGATGCCTCAGTTTGTCGTTGAACAAGGAGAAATGTTCGGACAAGTGAAAGATCAGTCATCGTTGTATAATAAAACAGTGGTGGTTTTATCATTCGAACAGCTCCGACAG AGATTGGAAAATCTGGATGAAACGGCGTATTACCCACTGTTAGAGGGAGAAGA ttcatttttacCTCACAATAATGGTAATCACAGCGCAGGAGGACTGCCCACTTCACCGAGTATAGCTAGTCTTAACGAGACGGCTTCACTACCGACTAATATCAAAGAAAAAGATATTGAATATCAG TTTCATCGTATAATATTGTACGATCGTTTGTTAATCGGCTACCCTCATAAACGCCCACAGATCTGGAAGGAAGCTCGAGTTGATGTACCTCCACTCGTCCGTAATCTTGTCTGGGCTGCTCTTCTTGAAGTTGAG GGCGACTACCAAGAAAAATACGAcgcaattgataaagaaacacctACAGcaacagacagacagatagagGTTGATATTCCGCGTTGTCATCAGTACGACGAAATGTTATCTTCACCGGTCGCTCACGCAAAATTCAAACGTATTCTAAAAGCGTGGGTCGTCAGTCATCCGCAATACGTTTACTGGCAAGGATTAGATTCTCTTTGCGCGCCATTCCTTTACCTTAACTTCAACAACGAAG CACTCGCCTATACCAGTCTGACGAAGTTCATTCCAAAATACCTGAATAAATTCTTCTTGAAGGATAATTCACTGGTTATAAAAG AGTATTTAACGGTATTTAGTCATTTGATTGCATTCCATGATCCTGAGTTGAGTACACATCTTGATGGTATTGGATTCATTCCTGAT CTGTATGCTATACCGTGGTTTCTGACGATGTATGCTC ACGTTTTTCCTCTACACAAGATATTTCACCTGTGGGACACGTTATTACTGGGTAATTCATCGTTCCCGTTGTGTATCGGAGTAGCGATATTAGAACAGTTGAAACTGCAGCACAACCTCCTGTCTCACGGGTTTAACGAATGTATTTTACTATTCTCTGATATGCCTC AAATCGTAATCGAGAGATGCGTTCAGGATTCTATTAAGATATTTTGTAACACGCCGAAAAGTTCAACGTATCGACAGTACGCGCGTCCCGCTAAACGATCACCAGGGGGAGCTACAGATCGTCATTCTTACTATTCACAGGACTATCACGATTTGCCGGTTAATGAATTG TCGATGGAACCGGTTCCTCTAGAGGAACTACGCGAAGAGAAATGTCCTCGAATATCGGCTGAAGATCTGGTCGAGTTGGGTGAACTGATCGGACCAGTCGCGTCGAAGAGTCCCACAAAAAAATCCAAATCTAGTCGTCCGAAAATATTAATGATCGATGTTCGAAGTCACGATGA ttatcaGCGAGGTTGTATACCTAACAGTATAAACCTACCGTATTCAACGGCATTTAATTCCGATAAAGATTTGAACCCGTGCGCCGCCGTACATTTGCTCAACTCGATGAAAGCACAGGTTAAAGTGATCATCGGAAACCGAGGAAAGAATGCCGTCTtc TTTGCGAATGAATTAGTTCGACTCGGTTATAGTAAAGTGTGTATTCTGCATAAAGGAATCGATGTTTTCACTTATACAAACGTTTTAATAGTTCCTTCACACGATTTATAA
- the LOC141905724 gene encoding TBC domain-containing protein kinase-like protein isoform X2 — MPKFGNSLFGVSTFYAASLPNDKCGANGLPLTPNSIKILGRFQYLKTFEHPNCCVYLDLIRSKHERISIVSEYYDNNLAIEMKSGLYSNESMLTGLAFNVLQALSYIHQKGLTHCNLSPENILLDPTGRVKLSNYGLYHMTGHGTDVAFPIGECEYMSPETIAMGRPTAHDTEEPIPRIGPKSDVWSLGMVLLETYLGIKLYSSLTVKQKLRKVLSFLTSNSEPLEQVLHDNGLTLKLKDMPKNLREFFTLCLTTSTSTRPTVQTLICSKIFNENRKTYVPHKNGYLPLSAQARSLDLEMPVLDEESLGKDVDHLAERSMSEVYYLWTLSGGYINSVLKKAGLTKTNPPVTMMPQFVVEQGEMFGQVKDQSSLYNKTVVVLSFEQLRQRLENLDETAYYPLLEGEDSFLPHNNGNHSAGGLPTSPSIASLNETASLPTNIKEKDIEYQFHRIILYDRLLIGYPHKRPQIWKEARVDVPPLVRNLVWAALLEVEGDYQEKYDAIDKETPTATDRQIEVDIPRCHQYDEMLSSPVAHAKFKRILKAWVVSHPQYVYWQGLDSLCAPFLYLNFNNEALAYTSLTKFIPKYLNKFFLKDNSLVIKEYLTVFSHLIAFHDPELSTHLDGIGFIPDLYAIPWFLTMYAHVFPLHKIFHLWDTLLLGNSSFPLCIGVAILEQLKLQHNLLSHGFNECILLFSDMPQIVIERCVQDSIKIFCNTPKSSTYRQYARPAKRSPGGATDRHSYYSQDYHDLPVNELSMEPVPLEELREEKCPRISAEDLVELGELIGPVASKSPTKKSKSSRPKILMIDVRSHDDYQRGCIPNSINLPYSTAFNSDKDLNPCAAVHLLNSMKAQVKVIIGNRGKNAVFFANELVRLGYSKVCILHKGIDVFTYTNVLIVPSHDL; from the exons ATGCCTAAGTTTGGTAATTCGCTATTCGGGGTGTCTACGTTCTACGCGGCTAGTTTACCTAATGATAAATGTGGAGCAAATGGTTTACCTCTGACTCCTAATTCCATCAAAATACTCGGTAGATTTCAATACTTAAAAACATTCGAACATCCGAACTGCTGCGTTTATCTGGATCTGATTCGCTCTAAACACG AGAGAATCAGTATCGTCTCCgaatattatgataataatctggcaattgaaatgaaatctggtTTATACAGCAA TGAATCAATGTTGACTGGTCTTGCGTTTAATGTTCTACAAGCTCTAAGTTATATTCATCAAAAAGGACTGACACATTGTAATCTATCACCTGAAAATATTCTATTAGATCCAACGGGTCGTGTGAAATTATCGAATTATGGATTATATCATATGACAGGACATGGGACTGATGTAGCGTTTCCTATCGG TGAATGTGAATATATGTCGCCTGAAACAATAGCTATGGGTCGACCTACGGCTCACGATACAGAGGAACCAATACCTCGTATCGGTCCTAAATCAGATGTCTGGTCTCTCGGTATGGTGCTTTTGGAGACATATTTG GGAATAAAACTTTATTCAAGTTTAACGGTCAAACAGAAATTAAGAAAGGTGCTTTCATTCCTTACATCGA ATTCAGAGCCATTGGAACAAGTGCTTCATGACAATGGTTTAACATTGAAATTGAAG gatatgcCAAAGAATCTCAGAGAATTTTTCACACTTTGTCTGACAACATCAACTTCTACGAG acCTACAGTTCAGACTTTGAtttgttcaaaaatattcaatgaaaatcgcAAAACATAT GTTCCACATAAGAATGGTTATTTACCGTTAAGCGCACAAGCTCGCAGTTTGGACCTAGAAATGCCTGTATTGGATGAGGAAAGCCTTGGGAAAG ATGTGGATCATTTAGCTGAGAGAAGTATGAGCGAGGTTTATTACCTATGGACGTTATCCGGTGGATACATAAACTCAGTGTTGAAGAAAGCCGGTTTAACTAAAACGAATCCGCCGGTTACGATGATGCCTCAGTTTGTCGTTGAACAAGGAGAAATGTTCGGACAAGTGAAAGATCAGTCATCGTTGTATAATAAAACAGTGGTGGTTTTATCATTCGAACAGCTCCGACAG AGATTGGAAAATCTGGATGAAACGGCGTATTACCCACTGTTAGAGGGAGAAGA ttcatttttacCTCACAATAATGGTAATCACAGCGCAGGAGGACTGCCCACTTCACCGAGTATAGCTAGTCTTAACGAGACGGCTTCACTACCGACTAATATCAAAGAAAAAGATATTGAATATCAG TTTCATCGTATAATATTGTACGATCGTTTGTTAATCGGCTACCCTCATAAACGCCCACAGATCTGGAAGGAAGCTCGAGTTGATGTACCTCCACTCGTCCGTAATCTTGTCTGGGCTGCTCTTCTTGAAGTTGAG GGCGACTACCAAGAAAAATACGAcgcaattgataaagaaacacctACAGcaacagacagacagatagagGTTGATATTCCGCGTTGTCATCAGTACGACGAAATGTTATCTTCACCGGTCGCTCACGCAAAATTCAAACGTATTCTAAAAGCGTGGGTCGTCAGTCATCCGCAATACGTTTACTGGCAAGGATTAGATTCTCTTTGCGCGCCATTCCTTTACCTTAACTTCAACAACGAAG CACTCGCCTATACCAGTCTGACGAAGTTCATTCCAAAATACCTGAATAAATTCTTCTTGAAGGATAATTCACTGGTTATAAAAG AGTATTTAACGGTATTTAGTCATTTGATTGCATTCCATGATCCTGAGTTGAGTACACATCTTGATGGTATTGGATTCATTCCTGAT CTGTATGCTATACCGTGGTTTCTGACGATGTATGCTC ACGTTTTTCCTCTACACAAGATATTTCACCTGTGGGACACGTTATTACTGGGTAATTCATCGTTCCCGTTGTGTATCGGAGTAGCGATATTAGAACAGTTGAAACTGCAGCACAACCTCCTGTCTCACGGGTTTAACGAATGTATTTTACTATTCTCTGATATGCCTC AAATCGTAATCGAGAGATGCGTTCAGGATTCTATTAAGATATTTTGTAACACGCCGAAAAGTTCAACGTATCGACAGTACGCGCGTCCCGCTAAACGATCACCAGGGGGAGCTACAGATCGTCATTCTTACTATTCACAGGACTATCACGATTTGCCGGTTAATGAATTG TCGATGGAACCGGTTCCTCTAGAGGAACTACGCGAAGAGAAATGTCCTCGAATATCGGCTGAAGATCTGGTCGAGTTGGGTGAACTGATCGGACCAGTCGCGTCGAAGAGTCCCACAAAAAAATCCAAATCTAGTCGTCCGAAAATATTAATGATCGATGTTCGAAGTCACGATGA ttatcaGCGAGGTTGTATACCTAACAGTATAAACCTACCGTATTCAACGGCATTTAATTCCGATAAAGATTTGAACCCGTGCGCCGCCGTACATTTGCTCAACTCGATGAAAGCACAGGTTAAAGTGATCATCGGAAACCGAGGAAAGAATGCCGTCTtc TTTGCGAATGAATTAGTTCGACTCGGTTATAGTAAAGTGTGTATTCTGCATAAAGGAATCGATGTTTTCACTTATACAAACGTTTTAATAGTTCCTTCACACGATTTATAA
- the LOC141905910 gene encoding uncharacterized protein LOC141905910 isoform X2, producing MCTANFTIRVKIISSNGTVDSNPPSSGNIVYNVNLISVYRWHSDHPRTVNTISTPSSSAACGVRLPLGSGKILMGGFYKSQAQVHSCSYKADWSTEEETEIYKTLQKCGADLNRSKLTWTVFIALFVWITFLNQK from the exons ATGTGTACTGCGAATTTCA CGATTCGAGTGAAAATTATATCCTCAAATGGAACGGTCGATTCGAACCCACCATCAAGTGGTAATATCGTATATAATGTCAACCTTATTAGTGTATATAGG TGGCACAGCGACCACCCAAGAACGGTTAACACCATTTCAACACCCAGTTCAAGTGCCGCATGTGGAGTAAGATTGCCATTGGGTTCCGGCAAAATATTAATGG GAGGTTTTTACAAGTCCCAAGCCCAGGTTCACTCGTGCTCCTACAAGGCTGATTGGTCAACAGAAGAGGAAACTGAAATCTATAAGACTCTTCAGAAATGTGGAGCCGACCTGAACAGATCAAAACTGACTTGGACCGTTTTTATCGCTCTCTTCGTTTGGATAACGTTTTTGAACCAGAAATAG
- the LOC141905727 gene encoding proteasome subunit alpha type-4-like yields MSRRYDSRTTIFSPEGRLYQVEYAMEAIGHAGTCLGILAKDGVVLAAERRNTNKLLDEVSYSEKIYKLHEDMACSVAGITSDANFLINELRYSAQRYLFYYGEPQPCEQLVSSICDYKQLYTQIGGKRPFGVSLLYMGWDKHHGYQLYQSDPSGNYGGWKATCIGNNSAAAISMLKQDYKETIELKDALLLSLKVLNKTLDINKLSSEKMELATLTRENGKTVIKVLPTSEVDELLKKHEAAEAKSDAEKKEKKDKS; encoded by the exons atg tCTCGCAGATATGACTCGCGTACGACTATCTTCTCTCCTGAAG gtCGATTGTACCAGGTTGAATATGCGATGGAAGCTATCGGCCACGCTGGTACGTGTCTCGGTATTCTAGCTAAAGATGGCGTCGTTTTAGCTGCGGAAAGACGTAACACGAATAAACTCCTCGACGAGGTTTCCTACTCAGAAAAAATCTACAAACTTCACGA GGATATGGCTTGTAGCGTTGCAGGAATCACCTCCGACGcaaatttcttgattaatgaaTTGCGTTATTCTGCTCAGAG GTATTTATTCTATTATGGTGAACCTCAACCCTGTGAACAGTTAGTCAGTTCTATCTGTGATTATAAACAGTTATATACACAAATCGGAG GTAAACGACCGTTCGGTGTTTCATTGTTATATATGGGTTGGGATAAACACCACGGATATCAGTTGTATCAGAGTGATCCTAGTGGAAACTACGGAGGATGGAAAGCTACTTGTATCGGTAACAATAGTGCA GCTGCTATTTCGATGTTGAAACAGGACTATAAAGAGACAATAGAATTGAAAGATGCTTTGTTGTTGAGTTTGAAAGTTCTCAATAAAACTCTAGAtatcaataaattatcatcAGAGAAAATGGAATTAGCGACATTGACAAGAGAAAATGGGAAAACTGTTATAAAG GTTTTACCAACGAGCGAAGTTGATGAGTTATTGAAGAAGCACGAAGCAGCCGAGGCCAAGTCGGATGctgagaaaaaagaaaagaaagataaatcataa
- the LOC141905726 gene encoding uncharacterized protein LOC141905726: protein MTESTADLCHKYPGLSAQVLEFGSGPCQLNDPWFIDVDDCGDLSVADTYNHRVQIINTTAYEATCSIEGGFHRPRSAKFTRTAGLGFLIVADTGNRRVLILSRPSEAESAQIDCEFKGDHLREPTDTLIDHLTGHIYVTDTSNNAVFMIGERVTPFQYLNQPMGIAMDDKGRMFVTETGDACVKVFDRSGVQIGRLDGGPCHLNRPKGICIDRRGFVCVADELNDRIVKFSPDLRMTSVVVRELSRPKGVAVNRENQLFATSADRSNVIKLFNI from the coding sequence ATGACTGAATCTACGGCTGATTTGTGTCACAAATACCCAGGATTGTCGGCACAGGTTCTGGAATTTGGAAGTGGACCCTGTCAACTAAACGATCCCTGGTTCATCGATGTGGATGACTGTGGTGATTTATCCGTTGCGGACACGTACAATCACAGAGTCCAGATTATCAATACAACAGCTTACGAAGCTACGTGCTCTATCGAAGGAGGGTTTCATAGGCCGAGAAGCGCTAAATTCACGCGAACCGCCGGTCTGGGATTTCTGATTGTGGCTGATACTGGAAACAGACGAGTGTTGATACTATCTCGTCCGAGTGAGGCCGAATCAGCGCAAATTGATTGCGAATTTAAAGGCGATCATCTGAGAGAGCCAACAGACACATTGATCGACCATCTCACAGGGCACATATACGTCACAGATACCAGCAACAATGCCGTGTTTATGATCGGTGAACGCGTGACtccatttcaatatttaaacCAACCAATGGGAATCGCGATGGACGATAAAGGCCGGATGTTCGTCACGGAGACGGGTGACGCATGCGTGAAGGTGTTTGATCGTAGCGGAGTTCAGATCGGTCGTCTCGACGGTGGACCGTGTCATCTAAACCGACCGAAAGGAATCTGCATCGATCGTCGAGGATTCGTTTGCGTCGCCGACGAACTGAACGATCGAATCGTGAAATTCTCGCCCGATCTCAGAATGACGAGTGTCGTAGTACGAGAATTATCCCGACCGAAAGGTGTCGCTGTTAACCGGGAAAACCAGCTTTTTGCAACGAGCGCGGATCGCAGTAATGTCATcaaattgtttaatatttga
- the LOC141905910 gene encoding uncharacterized protein LOC141905910 isoform X1, with translation MYSRNLILLSFVVYFHSTSACKCVPPAIEQACTSNFTIRVKIISSNGTVDSNPPSSGNIVYNVNLISVYRWHSDHPRTVNTISTPSSSAACGVRLPLGSGKILMGGFYKSQAQVHSCSYKADWSTEEETEIYKTLQKCGADLNRSKLTWTVFIALFVWITFLNQK, from the exons ATGTATTCTCGTAATCTTATCCTTCTCAGCTTCGTCGTTTATTTCCATTCGACTTCAGCTTGTAAATGTGTACCACCAGCTATAGAACAGGCTTGCACTTCGAATTTCA CGATTCGAGTGAAAATTATATCCTCAAATGGAACGGTCGATTCGAACCCACCATCAAGTGGTAATATCGTATATAATGTCAACCTTATTAGTGTATATAGG TGGCACAGCGACCACCCAAGAACGGTTAACACCATTTCAACACCCAGTTCAAGTGCCGCATGTGGAGTAAGATTGCCATTGGGTTCCGGCAAAATATTAATGG GAGGTTTTTACAAGTCCCAAGCCCAGGTTCACTCGTGCTCCTACAAGGCTGATTGGTCAACAGAAGAGGAAACTGAAATCTATAAGACTCTTCAGAAATGTGGAGCCGACCTGAACAGATCAAAACTGACTTGGACCGTTTTTATCGCTCTCTTCGTTTGGATAACGTTTTTGAACCAGAAATAG